One genomic region from Bacillus aquiflavi encodes:
- the thrC gene encoding threonine synthase: MRWEGLLKAYKEYLPVTDRTPQLTLNEGNTPLIKLDRLSEEWGVELYVKTEGTNPTGSFKDRGMVMAVAKAKEAGSDTVICASTGNTSAAAAAYAARAGMRCIIVIPEGKIAVGKLAQAVMYGAEIFLIEGNFDHALKMVRKISETEPVTLVNSVNPYRIEGQKTAAFEICDQLGEAPNILAIPVGNAGNITAYWKGFKEYHDKKNTGLPEMRGFEAAGAAAIVHNQVFEEPETVATAIRIGNPASWEYAVQAAKESNGKIDEVSDEEILQAYGKLTKFEGIFAEPASCASLAGVFKQLQNGEIQKGAKIVAILTGNGLKDPSTAIDIAPVKPVVLPNDEKIVIDHIKGAVRL; encoded by the coding sequence ATGAGATGGGAAGGGCTGTTAAAAGCATATAAAGAATATTTACCCGTAACTGATCGCACACCACAACTAACATTAAATGAAGGTAATACACCGTTAATCAAACTAGATAGACTTTCCGAAGAATGGGGTGTTGAGCTTTACGTCAAAACGGAAGGAACAAACCCAACTGGTTCTTTTAAAGACCGTGGAATGGTGATGGCGGTAGCTAAAGCAAAAGAAGCTGGAAGTGATACAGTTATTTGTGCTTCCACAGGAAATACATCTGCGGCTGCGGCTGCTTATGCTGCTAGGGCTGGAATGCGTTGTATTATTGTCATTCCTGAGGGGAAAATTGCTGTAGGAAAACTTGCTCAAGCTGTCATGTATGGTGCGGAGATTTTTTTAATTGAAGGAAACTTTGATCACGCATTAAAAATGGTCAGAAAAATTAGTGAAACAGAGCCAGTAACACTTGTGAACTCAGTGAATCCATATCGAATTGAAGGTCAAAAAACAGCAGCTTTTGAAATATGTGATCAGCTCGGTGAAGCACCTAATATTTTAGCTATTCCTGTAGGAAATGCAGGTAATATTACTGCCTACTGGAAAGGATTTAAAGAATATCATGACAAAAAAAATACGGGGCTTCCAGAAATGCGCGGCTTTGAAGCAGCAGGAGCAGCTGCAATTGTTCATAATCAAGTGTTTGAGGAGCCAGAAACAGTTGCAACCGCAATCAGGATCGGTAATCCGGCAAGTTGGGAATATGCGGTTCAAGCAGCAAAAGAGTCAAACGGGAAAATTGATGAAGTAAGTGATGAAGAAATTTTGCAGGCTTACGGAAAGCTAACGAAGTTTGAAGGGATTTTTGCAGAACCAGCTTCTTGTGCATCCCTAGCTGGAGTTTTTAAACAGCTGCAAAATGGAGAAATTCAGAAAGGAGCCAAAATTGTTGCAATCTTAACTGGGAACGGATTAAAAGATCCAAGTACTGCAATTGATATTGCTCCTGTAAAGCCAGTAGTTCTTCCAAACGATGAGAAAATAGTTATTGATCATATTAAGGGAGCTGTTCGTTTATGA
- a CDS encoding YuzB family protein — protein sequence MLKPMIEFCVSNLASGAQRAREQLEKDPNLDIIEYGCLSHCGKCARSLFALVNGDVVSGETPDELVANIYKFLEGHHF from the coding sequence ATGCTAAAGCCAATGATAGAATTTTGTGTTAGTAATTTAGCAAGCGGAGCACAAAGAGCTCGTGAACAATTAGAAAAAGATCCTAATTTAGATATTATTGAATATGGTTGTCTTAGTCATTGTGGAAAATGCGCTCGATCATTATTTGCATTAGTAAATGGAGACGTAGTTTCAGGCGAGACGCCTGATGAGCTAGTTGCGAACATTTATAAATTTCTCGAAGGGCATCATTTTTAA
- a CDS encoding homoserine dehydrogenase, producing MEVISIGLLGLGTVGSGVVKIIENHQDKLIHQVGCPVKIKKILVQDLNKERAVDTNGSKLTTNVEEILNDPEIDVIIEVIGGIEKTKGYLIEALKRKKHVVTANKDLMALYGPELLEVASENNCDLFYEASVAGGIPILRGLIDGLASDRITKLMGIVNGTTNYILTKMSQKGSSYEEVLKEAQDLGFAESDPTADVEGLDAARKMAILASIGFSMNIGLDDVHVEGITNITEEDLEYAKQLGYTMKLIGIADLEEENVEVSVQPTLLPDSHPLSSVNNEYNAVYVYGEAVGETMFYGPGAGSLPTATAVVSDLVNVLKNMRLGVNGRSAITPQFRKQLKEPQEIFSKYFLRMQVDDKIGVFAEITSIFSEHGVSFEKILQLPNKQKSQAEIVLVTHNASLHDYEMIMEKLKQLKTVIEINSSYRVEGSANI from the coding sequence ATGGAAGTGATCTCAATCGGCCTTTTAGGTCTTGGAACTGTTGGATCGGGTGTTGTCAAAATTATCGAAAATCATCAAGATAAGTTAATACACCAAGTAGGCTGTCCAGTAAAAATAAAAAAAATCCTTGTTCAGGATTTAAATAAAGAGCGAGCGGTTGATACGAACGGTTCAAAGTTAACAACAAATGTTGAAGAAATTTTAAATGATCCGGAGATTGACGTTATTATTGAAGTAATTGGCGGGATTGAAAAAACAAAAGGTTATTTAATTGAAGCTCTTAAAAGAAAGAAACATGTGGTTACTGCAAATAAAGATTTAATGGCGTTATATGGACCAGAACTGCTTGAAGTAGCGTCTGAAAATAATTGCGATTTATTTTATGAAGCAAGTGTTGCAGGGGGAATTCCGATATTAAGGGGCTTAATTGACGGTTTAGCATCTGATCGGATTACAAAATTAATGGGAATTGTCAATGGAACGACGAACTACATTTTGACGAAAATGAGCCAAAAAGGAAGTTCATATGAAGAAGTATTAAAAGAAGCCCAAGACCTTGGATTTGCTGAGTCTGATCCAACTGCTGATGTAGAGGGATTAGATGCTGCGCGGAAAATGGCAATCCTCGCTTCAATTGGCTTTTCGATGAATATTGGCTTAGACGATGTTCACGTTGAAGGAATTACAAACATTACTGAAGAAGATTTGGAATATGCAAAGCAACTGGGATACACAATGAAGCTAATTGGAATTGCCGATTTGGAAGAGGAAAATGTTGAAGTAAGTGTACAGCCAACATTACTGCCTGATTCTCATCCGCTTTCATCAGTTAATAATGAATATAATGCAGTTTACGTATATGGTGAGGCGGTCGGTGAAACGATGTTTTATGGTCCAGGCGCAGGAAGCTTGCCGACAGCAACAGCGGTTGTATCTGATTTAGTAAACGTCTTAAAAAATATGCGACTCGGTGTAAATGGCCGAAGTGCAATAACACCGCAATTTCGGAAGCAGTTAAAAGAACCGCAAGAAATATTCTCAAAATATTTTCTTCGGATGCAAGTAGACGATAAAATTGGTGTCTTTGCTGAAATTACATCTATATTTTCTGAGCACGGGGTCAGCTTTGAGAAAATTTTACAATTGCCAAATAAACAGAAGAGTCAGGCAGAGATTGTACTTGTGACCCATAATGCATCATTACATGATTATGAAATGATAATGGAGAAACTGAAACAATTAAAAACTGTAATAGAAATTAACAGTTCATATCGTGTTGAAGGGAGCGCAAACATATGA
- a CDS encoding DUF3055 domain-containing protein, with protein sequence MENRFFLYDDTENTKTRFVSFVGDNQRFDLAIVQSNRYYGKSLVLDIQGNRFAIIGQDDLAEEGYLEYAFQLSEADASELKDFLTEVI encoded by the coding sequence ATGGAAAATCGTTTTTTTTTATATGATGATACTGAGAATACAAAAACAAGATTTGTAAGTTTTGTAGGGGACAATCAACGATTCGATTTAGCTATTGTTCAATCTAATCGTTACTATGGGAAAAGTTTAGTATTAGATATTCAAGGCAATCGTTTTGCCATAATTGGTCAAGATGATCTAGCGGAAGAAGGTTATTTAGAGTATGCTTTTCAATTGTCAGAAGCTGACGCTTCCGAGCTAAAGGATTTCTTGACGGAAGTCATTTAA
- a CDS encoding NAD(P)/FAD-dependent oxidoreductase, which produces MKKLVILGGGYGGMRILQRLLPNQLPEDVSITLIDRNPYHSLKTEYYALAAGTISDQHVRVTFPEHPRLQIAYGEITKISLEDQMVYLKDKEPIQYDDLVIGLGCEDKYHNVPGADVYTYSIQSIENSRSTYQALNNLPPNSVVGIVGAGLSGVELASELSESRPDLKVKLFDRGKHILSAFPDRLSNYVENWFITHGIEIINNANITQVEENILYNKDEPVPCDVIVWTAGVQPSKIVRDLDVEKDRQGRVILTPQHNIPNNEHVYVVGDCASLPHAPSAQLAEGQAEQIVQVLLKRWKGEEPPESFPAIKLKGVLGSLGKKHGFGVVADRPVTGRVARLLKSGILWMYKYHNGN; this is translated from the coding sequence ATGAAAAAACTTGTTATCCTTGGTGGGGGCTACGGCGGAATGCGAATTCTTCAACGGCTTTTACCAAATCAACTACCAGAAGATGTATCCATTACACTTATTGATCGCAATCCGTATCATAGTCTGAAAACAGAGTACTATGCTTTGGCAGCAGGGACAATTTCTGATCAGCATGTTAGAGTCACTTTTCCTGAACATCCACGATTACAAATTGCATATGGGGAAATTACAAAAATAAGCTTGGAAGATCAAATGGTTTATTTGAAAGACAAAGAACCAATCCAATATGATGATTTAGTGATTGGACTAGGTTGTGAAGATAAGTATCACAATGTACCTGGTGCTGATGTATATACGTATAGTATTCAGTCAATTGAAAATTCACGAAGCACTTATCAAGCGTTAAATAATTTACCCCCAAATTCAGTTGTTGGGATTGTCGGTGCAGGACTTAGCGGTGTTGAACTAGCAAGTGAATTAAGTGAAAGCCGTCCTGATTTAAAAGTTAAGTTATTTGACCGCGGAAAACATATACTATCCGCTTTTCCTGATCGGCTAAGTAATTACGTTGAAAATTGGTTTATTACACATGGTATTGAAATTATCAATAATGCAAATATTACACAGGTTGAAGAAAATATACTATATAATAAAGATGAACCTGTTCCATGTGATGTTATTGTCTGGACCGCTGGTGTTCAGCCAAGTAAAATTGTCCGAGACTTAGATGTTGAAAAAGATCGCCAAGGACGAGTTATTTTAACTCCGCAACATAATATTCCGAATAATGAACACGTATATGTTGTTGGTGACTGTGCTAGTTTGCCACATGCACCAAGTGCACAACTTGCTGAAGGGCAAGCAGAACAAATTGTCCAAGTCCTTTTAAAGCGATGGAAAGGTGAAGAACCTCCAGAGAGTTTCCCAGCAATTAAATTAAAAGGCGTTCTCGGCTCTCTCGGAAAAAAACATGGGTTTGGCGTAGTTGCGGATCGCCCTGTAACTGGACGTGTTGCTCGATTATTAAAATCCGGGATACTTTGGATGTATAAATACCATAATGGAAATTAA
- a CDS encoding TIGR01457 family HAD-type hydrolase gives MEKYKGYLIDLDGTMYRGTERIEAAVHFIRQLREKKIPYLFVTNNSSRTPAQVAAKLNSFGIYANEKLVFTTSQATANYIYDEKEDASVYAIGEEGLHLALVEKGFQFAKEDAEYVVIGIDRSITYEKLAVACLAVRNGATFISTNGDIAIPTERGLLPGNGSFTTVVTVSTQVEPIFIGKPEPIIMEQALKVLGTEKDETLMVGDNYDTDILAGINSGLDTLLVHTGVTTKELLKKYKRQPTYVLDSLDQWNI, from the coding sequence ATGGAAAAGTATAAAGGGTATTTAATTGACTTAGATGGAACGATGTATCGAGGAACGGAAAGAATTGAAGCAGCTGTTCATTTTATTCGTCAGCTTCGTGAAAAAAAGATTCCTTATTTATTTGTTACTAATAACTCTTCCCGGACTCCTGCTCAAGTTGCTGCAAAGCTTAATAGCTTTGGTATTTATGCAAATGAAAAGCTTGTTTTTACAACAAGTCAGGCAACTGCTAACTATATTTATGATGAAAAAGAAGATGCGTCTGTTTATGCAATAGGAGAGGAAGGGTTGCATTTGGCATTAGTGGAAAAAGGATTTCAGTTTGCAAAAGAAGACGCTGAATATGTCGTCATTGGCATAGATCGATCAATTACATATGAAAAGCTTGCGGTTGCTTGTCTAGCCGTTCGAAATGGGGCAACATTTATTTCGACAAACGGTGATATTGCTATCCCTACCGAGAGAGGTCTTCTTCCTGGCAACGGATCATTTACTACAGTCGTGACAGTTTCTACTCAAGTCGAGCCCATTTTTATCGGAAAACCAGAGCCGATCATCATGGAACAAGCGCTTAAAGTCCTCGGAACGGAAAAAGATGAAACATTAATGGTCGGTGACAATTATGATACGGATATATTGGCAGGAATCAATAGTGGATTAGATACGTTGCTTGTACACACAGGTGTTACGACAAAGGAATTATTGAAAAAATATAAAAGACAGCCAACATATGTGTTAGATTCGTTAGATCAATGGAATATTTAA
- the yutH gene encoding spore coat putative kinase YutH — protein MLTQILKQHYGVKVSEPIKLSRYDAFKSSKGLYIVVKGGNLTEEVIGELHLMAEHLHFQGDRFVSMFVPSKEGRLLSEWENEKLCVLVNRVLERPVQKKMGRKLAKFHYRGRSISSQIRNNSRVGQWKQLWEQRLEQIENVWNERIFQSPENDFERMFLESFPYFMGLTENAIQYLVDTELDDNPNINDNGTVCHERFSKQTWGDIYTVKNPFDWVFDHSSRDLAEWTREHYFQNKQIYQPDLNLFYADYQTISPLSSFSWRLLYSRLLFPLHYFECIEHYYITVSEQQKKLHEEKIEQLLRYSGEYEQFLSSFFDVVEAPTRKYKIPKLKWLKK, from the coding sequence ATGCTTACTCAAATATTAAAGCAGCATTATGGAGTTAAAGTGTCTGAACCGATTAAATTATCAAGATATGATGCATTTAAGTCGAGTAAAGGCTTGTATATAGTCGTTAAAGGAGGAAATTTAACTGAAGAGGTGATTGGAGAACTACATTTAATGGCGGAGCATCTACATTTTCAAGGTGATCGGTTTGTATCTATGTTTGTTCCTTCAAAAGAAGGGAGATTGTTAAGTGAGTGGGAAAATGAGAAACTTTGTGTGCTTGTAAATCGAGTTCTTGAGCGGCCAGTGCAAAAAAAAATGGGAAGGAAACTGGCCAAATTTCATTATCGAGGACGATCTATTTCATCGCAAATAAGAAATAATAGCCGAGTTGGTCAATGGAAGCAACTATGGGAACAGCGGTTAGAACAAATTGAAAATGTTTGGAATGAACGTATATTCCAATCTCCAGAAAATGATTTTGAAAGAATGTTTTTAGAATCATTCCCATATTTTATGGGGTTGACTGAAAATGCGATTCAATATTTAGTTGATACAGAATTAGATGATAATCCAAATATAAATGATAACGGTACAGTATGTCACGAACGTTTTTCTAAACAAACGTGGGGGGATATATATACAGTTAAAAATCCATTTGATTGGGTATTTGATCATAGCAGTCGAGATTTAGCGGAATGGACAAGGGAACATTATTTTCAAAATAAACAAATATATCAACCAGATTTAAATCTATTTTATGCCGATTATCAAACAATATCGCCATTATCTTCTTTTTCATGGAGATTACTTTACTCAAGATTACTGTTTCCGCTTCATTATTTTGAGTGTATCGAACATTATTATATAACTGTATCTGAACAGCAAAAAAAGCTGCATGAAGAAAAAATAGAACAATTATTAAGGTACTCGGGAGAATATGAACAATTTCTCAGCAGCTTTTTCGATGTTGTCGAAGCACCGACTAGAAAATATAAAATTCCAAAGCTGAAATGGTTGAAGAAATAA
- a CDS encoding DUF86 domain-containing protein: MYFVDREKIEETLQFLNKQISLFEGKSDWNTPLEKASLERLAHTMIEAILDVGNAMIDGFIMRDPGSYEDIIDILTDEKVITEYMSDSLKAIISHRKLLVQQYTDINHELVHHDFLKNLTALKEFSPKVKAYLLNELGPVSAFKN, from the coding sequence ATGTATTTTGTTGATAGAGAAAAAATAGAAGAAACTTTACAGTTTTTAAATAAACAAATTTCATTATTTGAGGGAAAAAGTGATTGGAATACCCCGCTTGAGAAAGCATCCCTTGAACGTTTAGCACACACAATGATTGAAGCGATTTTAGACGTCGGTAACGCAATGATTGACGGGTTTATTATGCGCGATCCAGGAAGTTATGAAGATATTATCGATATTTTAACTGATGAAAAAGTGATTACAGAATATATGAGCGATAGCTTAAAAGCGATCATTTCTCACCGAAAGTTACTTGTTCAACAGTATACTGACATTAATCATGAGCTTGTTCATCATGATTTTTTGAAAAATTTAACTGCCCTTAAGGAATTTAGTCCAAAGGTAAAGGCTTATTTGCTAAATGAATTAGGACCCGTTTCTGCATTTAAAAACTAG
- a CDS encoding phosphatidylglycerophosphatase A family protein, producing MSNEGQTAKISKQLALKWLNKRGVQIQDIADLVFYLQKTYHPNLQIEECIHNVERVLAKREVQNAILTGIQLDVLAEKNMLEEPLQSIIKADEGLYGIDEVLSFSIVNIYGSIGFTNYGFIDKQKPLILKRLNDKSSGECHTFLDDIVGAIAAAASSRLAHRAAHTE from the coding sequence ATGAGTAATGAGGGACAAACAGCGAAAATTTCAAAGCAATTAGCGTTAAAATGGCTTAATAAAAGAGGAGTTCAAATTCAAGATATTGCTGATTTAGTATTTTATTTACAAAAAACATACCATCCTAATTTACAGATTGAAGAATGTATTCATAATGTAGAACGTGTTCTTGCAAAGCGAGAAGTACAAAATGCCATTTTAACTGGTATTCAGCTAGACGTTTTAGCAGAAAAGAACATGTTAGAGGAACCGTTACAATCAATCATAAAAGCTGATGAAGGACTATATGGCATTGACGAAGTTTTATCATTTTCGATTGTAAATATTTATGGTTCAATTGGATTTACAAATTATGGATTTATTGATAAACAAAAGCCATTGATATTAAAGAGGTTAAACGATAAATCCTCTGGTGAATGCCATACATTTTTAGATGATATCGTTGGGGCAATTGCAGCCGCTGCCTCAAGCCGATTGGCACACCGTGCGGCACATACAGAATAA
- the thrB gene encoding homoserine kinase, giving the protein MNEGDMLVIKVPASTANLGPGFDSIGLALSLYLTLEVEKSEQWKMIPLTKEMEQFPEDEQHFICQIALQTASRFGVQMTPCRIRLNSEIPLARGLGSSAAAIVVGIELANAVCHLNLTNEQKLEVASQIEGHPDNVGASIFGGLVVGSQKNGKVYLVSFHHLDFETVVVIPNEQLLTKSSREVLPKELPFLDAVLAGTVGNVFIAAMLSGNWKLAGEMMGSDRYHQPYRRHLVPLFDTVEKVALKKGAFGVALSGAGPTVICFTEKGKSNKLTEYLSREIPHSVVASLKIDQRGSVTKIVPVNKVKNA; this is encoded by the coding sequence ATGAACGAAGGTGACATGCTCGTTATAAAAGTTCCTGCGAGCACTGCTAATTTAGGTCCCGGCTTTGATTCAATTGGGTTAGCATTAAGTTTGTATTTAACATTGGAAGTTGAGAAAAGTGAACAGTGGAAAATGATTCCTCTTACAAAAGAAATGGAACAATTCCCTGAAGATGAGCAGCATTTCATCTGTCAAATTGCACTTCAAACCGCTTCACGGTTTGGAGTACAAATGACACCATGTCGAATACGCTTAAATAGTGAGATACCGCTAGCAAGAGGACTCGGTTCAAGTGCAGCTGCCATTGTTGTTGGGATCGAATTAGCAAACGCTGTTTGTCATCTAAACTTAACGAATGAGCAAAAATTAGAAGTGGCTTCTCAAATCGAAGGGCACCCTGATAATGTAGGGGCATCTATTTTTGGTGGTTTAGTAGTCGGTAGCCAAAAAAATGGGAAAGTTTATCTCGTTTCATTTCATCATCTTGACTTTGAAACAGTTGTCGTAATTCCTAATGAACAATTGCTAACAAAATCATCTAGAGAAGTATTGCCGAAGGAACTTCCTTTTTTAGACGCTGTTTTAGCGGGAACGGTTGGCAATGTTTTTATTGCTGCCATGTTAAGTGGTAACTGGAAGTTAGCTGGGGAGATGATGGGCAGTGATCGCTATCATCAGCCGTATCGGCGTCATCTTGTACCTTTATTTGACACGGTGGAAAAAGTTGCACTGAAAAAAGGTGCATTTGGAGTTGCTTTAAGTGGTGCTGGCCCAACTGTGATTTGTTTTACGGAAAAAGGTAAGAGCAACAAATTAACAGAATATTTATCAAGGGAAATTCCACATTCAGTTGTAGCAAGCTTAAAAATAGATCAACGCGGCAGCGTAACAAAAATAGTTCCAGTTAATAAAGTGAAAAACGCGTAA